In the Sphingobium sp. Z007 genome, CTGGTCGAAACCGACATCATAGCTTTTCGACCGTTCGGGGCGCAGCGCCGCATTGCCGCTGAACGTGTCGTACAACTGATATAGCGAGGGTGCCTTGAACCCCTCGCCATAGCTCAGCCGCACATTGGTCGCGCCGCCATTGGGCGAATAATTGGCGTTCGCGCCGAAGGTCGTCGCACCGCCGAACTGGCTATGATCGTCATGCCGAACGCCACCAGTGACGGCCAGCCCCGTGAAGGGCTTCACGATCGCCAGCCCATAGACGCTGTCGATGTTGATCCGCGCGCTCGCCGTGTCGCCGAACCCGAAGAAATCATAATCCGGCCGCTCATGCTCATAACCGAACACCAGCTTGGCCTGATCGACCGGGGCATAGACGCCCTCATATTCGAAGCGCAGGTTCGTGCCCGAATAGCCATAATCCGGGTCGGTCCCGCGCACGAAATAATAGTCGCGGTCGTTGCGCAAATAGGTCACCGCCGCGCGGTTGGTCAGCTTGCCATCCAGCAGCGCCAGGTTCAGCCCCGCATAACCGACATATTGATCCATCTTCGACACGTCGCTGCTGTCGGCGGGCGCGCCGAAGAAGCTGTCATAGTCGAGGTCCGCGTGGATATAGTAACCGCGCAGGTCCAGGCTCAGCGCCTCGGTGAAATTCAGCGTCAGCCGCGCGTTGGTCGCGATATTCTCGGTCCCGTCGCGCTCCGTGCCACCCGCGGCTGATGAAATACCGTCGGTCCGAAAATAGGCCGCGCCGATCCCGCCCGCGGCGATACCGCTGGTCCCGGACACATCCGCCTTGGCGCTCAGCGTATCGCTATAGCCATAGTCGATCGACGCATTCGCGCCGAAGCCCTCGACCGGCACCCCGGTCATGATATTGACCACGCCGCCGATCGCCTGGCTGCCATGCACCACCGAGTTGGAGCCGCGCAGCACTTCGATCCGCTTGATATTGCCGGTCAGCAGCGGACCGAAATCATAACCGTCGCCGATGCCGCTGGGGTCGTTGACCTTCACCCCGTCGATCAGCACCAAAGTCTGCGTCGTTTCCGCCCCGCGCAACGACACGCCGGTCTGGCTGCCGACGCTGCCGTTGCGGCTGAAGCGCACGCCCGGCGTCGTCGCCAGCAGGTCCACCACGTCGATCGTCTGCCGCGTCTCGATCGTCTCCGCATCGATCACCGTGATCGCCTGGCCGACCTCGTCGCGCGACTGCGCAATGCCCGACGCGGTGACGACGATCTGGTCATCCTGCGCCAAAACCGGCGTCGCCACGATCAGCGCTGCCAACGAAATCCCTGTTTTCAACATATATAATCCCCCGGCGTCGATGCGACGTGGGCCGGGGTCTCCGCTTTCGCAAGCGGCCGGGCGGAGGCAGGGGATGACGCCATATCCCGTCCACAACCCGATGCGGCCCGGCCGCATGGCGTCGCTCGACGGAAAACCACCGTGCCCCGGCCATCCCCTGGACCAAAGCAAGAGCGACCAAGCGCCGGCAGGTCTCCTGGCTCGCGGGTCACAGCAACGATGCAAAGCCTTCCCGGACGTGACGTCCAGTGGCCGGTCTTTCGACCTTATGCATCGCGCTATCCGCTTACAGTTGCAGGGACAGCCATGGAATTGGGCGCTCGCACGCCCGCACCACATTCCCGATTAAGCCCGTTGCCGGGCACCGGCGCGATCATGTTGCAGGGAAAGCCAAGCCGCCCCCACGCCGCGCGCTCTAAGGGAAAGTGTCGGCGATGCCAAGCGGGTGACGGCTTAAACCAGCGCCCTGTTGCTCCGCAGCAACATCGCGTCCCGCCGCGCCAGCACGACCAGCGGCAGGCCCGCTTCCTCCGCGCGGCTCACGGCCAGCCGAGTCGGCGCGGAAATGGTGACGAGCAGCGGGCAGTCGGCCAGAACGGCCTTCTCCA is a window encoding:
- a CDS encoding TonB-dependent siderophore receptor — its product is MLKTGISLAALIVATPVLAQDDQIVVTASGIAQSRDEVGQAITVIDAETIETRQTIDVVDLLATTPGVRFSRNGSVGSQTGVSLRGAETTQTLVLIDGVKVNDPSGIGDGYDFGPLLTGNIKRIEVLRGSNSVVHGSQAIGGVVNIMTGVPVEGFGANASIDYGYSDTLSAKADVSGTSGIAAGGIGAAYFRTDGISSAAGGTERDGTENIATNARLTLNFTEALSLDLRGYYIHADLDYDSFFGAPADSSDVSKMDQYVGYAGLNLALLDGKLTNRAAVTYLRNDRDYYFVRGTDPDYGYSGTNLRFEYEGVYAPVDQAKLVFGYEHERPDYDFFGFGDTASARINIDSVYGLAIVKPFTGLAVTGGVRHDDHSQFGGATTFGANANYSPNGGATNVRLSYGEGFKAPSLYQLYDTFSGNAALRPERSKSYDVGFDQSLDGGRAMLSVTAFRRDTRNQINYDNATFTYGNLDRTRAKGVEASIALKPVDALTVTGSYSYVDARDRSAGSANYGHRLARRAANAVSLSADYVWSFGLSTGATVTMVDDSFDNAANTRRLDGYALAGVRASMPLGEHLEVYGRIDNLFDETYATAYGYGTYGRSAYGGVRVRF